From Sphingomonas bisphenolicum, one genomic window encodes:
- a CDS encoding flagellar hook-length control protein FliK: MMTMLTSLKALLFATPASPGVKTDAMSADGSTDFAQVLNSVGTMPTVAAQPAAPVAAATESVAPVINSIENQEIDVPDWHPAIAISTPPVASVAPLPKSGKPQTTVQLVVALSEVDEAFAPATPATPAAPVEPPVEIVSLNDDDARDDISLPQQAQGAGAASALPATIMVAKAPIASATVERSVPAPVKAHPARPHDAVSVDPVAASLPTETSGALDTHEPSASEDETMPVAQDDRQPPAQPTAPVPIAAPVVAQPEIAPAEAAPAEAVQAKKAAGPSPVSRSTAAPSPMPRSVPDASVDRPSLIAAEATASPSPVIPMPPTVASNDVAPMPVEAAPLASVAPAPEASAVSPLPTQAAIASADLPVEQRSIGKPAAMPAPDATHPASQPAPATLMQNADLAPAARPVPQATPASPVAAPIAETLSATPVVTPAPAASEANDLDQPIDIAQASLPTGPTKPRAEAVSLLQLVRDHMSLRAPRRTETAASVRDTVPDAAPAILPTAMNDGISMLAPLVQPSTPPLATIATAIPTVDLSASLGAQVVDMSVSGQWIDGLARDIAGLSANGAQGRFQINADQLGPIQVDIRQGADGAAVSLTVATDAAEQALRQEGDRLKLDAGLSAVRISEVKIERAPPVAETARADSGGNQNSSQQPSGGQGQNAHQAMGQGAGQGMMGQSSAQSHMQGRGQPRENIAFGHKAGSDAAVLNHTDVGENAGGAVRARYA, encoded by the coding sequence ATGATGACCATGCTGACCAGCCTCAAGGCGCTCTTGTTCGCCACGCCCGCATCGCCGGGTGTGAAGACCGACGCCATGTCGGCCGACGGCAGCACGGACTTCGCGCAAGTGTTGAACAGCGTGGGCACTATGCCGACCGTCGCCGCGCAGCCGGCTGCGCCGGTTGCCGCCGCAACGGAAAGTGTCGCGCCCGTTATAAATAGCATTGAAAATCAAGAGATTGATGTGCCTGACTGGCATCCTGCCATCGCGATTTCGACACCTCCGGTTGCCTCTGTCGCACCCTTGCCAAAATCGGGAAAACCCCAAACAACTGTCCAGCTCGTCGTCGCACTTTCCGAGGTGGACGAGGCGTTCGCGCCCGCCACGCCCGCCACGCCCGCCGCACCGGTCGAGCCACCAGTCGAGATCGTTTCCCTGAATGATGACGACGCGCGGGACGACATTTCCTTGCCGCAACAGGCGCAGGGTGCCGGGGCTGCTTCGGCGCTGCCCGCGACCATAATGGTTGCCAAGGCCCCGATCGCGTCTGCCACCGTCGAGCGGTCCGTGCCCGCGCCGGTCAAGGCGCATCCCGCGCGGCCGCACGATGCCGTTTCGGTCGATCCTGTCGCCGCCTCGCTGCCGACCGAAACATCCGGGGCGCTGGACACGCACGAACCGTCGGCGTCCGAAGACGAGACGATGCCCGTTGCGCAGGACGACCGCCAGCCGCCGGCTCAGCCGACCGCGCCTGTTCCAATCGCTGCGCCTGTCGTCGCGCAACCCGAAATAGCACCAGCCGAAGCAGCACCAGCCGAAGCGGTCCAGGCCAAGAAGGCCGCTGGTCCGTCCCCCGTCTCGCGATCGACCGCCGCACCGTCCCCCATGCCGCGGTCCGTCCCGGACGCATCGGTCGATCGACCCAGCCTCATCGCTGCGGAAGCAACAGCATCGCCGTCCCCCGTGATCCCGATGCCCCCGACCGTCGCGTCGAACGACGTCGCGCCGATGCCGGTCGAGGCCGCGCCGCTTGCGTCCGTCGCACCAGCGCCAGAGGCGAGCGCCGTGTCGCCGCTGCCGACGCAAGCTGCGATCGCCTCCGCCGATCTGCCTGTAGAGCAAAGGTCGATCGGCAAGCCCGCTGCCATGCCTGCCCCGGACGCCACGCACCCGGCCAGCCAGCCTGCTCCGGCTACCCTCATGCAGAATGCCGACCTCGCGCCAGCCGCCCGGCCGGTCCCGCAGGCCACTCCCGCATCGCCCGTCGCTGCACCGATCGCGGAAACCTTGTCGGCCACGCCGGTCGTAACGCCTGCGCCCGCGGCTTCGGAAGCGAACGACCTGGATCAGCCCATCGACATCGCACAGGCGAGCCTCCCCACCGGGCCCACCAAGCCGCGCGCGGAGGCCGTCTCGCTGCTCCAGTTGGTGCGCGATCATATGAGCTTGCGCGCGCCGCGCCGAACCGAAACCGCCGCATCAGTCCGCGACACGGTCCCCGACGCAGCGCCCGCGATCCTGCCGACGGCGATGAACGACGGTATATCGATGCTGGCACCGCTGGTTCAGCCAAGCACGCCGCCGCTCGCGACCATCGCAACCGCCATCCCGACCGTCGATCTCTCCGCCAGCCTCGGCGCGCAGGTGGTGGACATGAGCGTATCAGGCCAGTGGATCGACGGATTGGCGCGCGACATCGCCGGCCTGTCGGCCAATGGCGCGCAGGGCCGGTTCCAGATCAACGCCGACCAGCTCGGCCCGATCCAGGTCGATATCCGCCAAGGCGCCGACGGCGCCGCCGTCAGCCTGACAGTCGCGACCGACGCGGCCGAACAGGCCTTGCGGCAGGAGGGCGACCGGCTGAAGCTGGACGCGGGTCTGTCCGCGGTGCGCATCAGCGAGGTGAAGATCGAGCGTGCGCCGCCTGTCGCGGAAACCGCGCGGGCGGACAGCGGCGGCAACCAGAATTCGTCGCAACAGCCATCCGGCGGTCAGGGCCAGAACGCCCATCAGGCCATGGGGCAGGGAGCGGGTCAGGGGATGATGGGGCAGTCGTCGGCCCAGTCGCATATGCAGGGTCGCGGCCAGCCGCGTGAAAATATCGCCTTCGGGCATAAAGCGGGGAGTGATGCTGCCGTTCTTAACCATACGGACGTCGGCGAAAACGCCGGCGGGGCCGTTCGCGCGCGCTACGCGTGA
- a CDS encoding flagellar basal body-associated FliL family protein encodes MSDEPKAKKKKGGSMKMILLLVVGVVVGGAGAAGGLYAAGFFSPKAEGPKEDPNKPVLVLAGEDAQAIATAHGWAGEAGGGGEGGGHGGGGESHAVSAGHAPGKGMDLPTPANPAAYQATYFQLQAPFTSNMSDTDAFAQITIAVSTYYDYRVIAAIKQHEMPIRSQVLMMLAEQPQEVLDTPKGKQMLQGKIKGIINDILKQKTGYGGVDNVYFTNFVIQ; translated from the coding sequence ATGAGCGACGAGCCTAAGGCCAAGAAAAAGAAGGGCGGGAGCATGAAGATGATCCTGCTGCTGGTCGTCGGCGTCGTCGTGGGTGGCGCAGGCGCAGCGGGCGGCCTGTACGCGGCCGGCTTCTTCAGCCCCAAGGCGGAAGGGCCGAAGGAAGACCCGAACAAGCCGGTGCTGGTGCTGGCGGGTGAGGATGCGCAGGCGATCGCGACTGCCCATGGCTGGGCGGGCGAAGCGGGCGGCGGCGGCGAAGGCGGCGGTCATGGCGGCGGCGGGGAAAGCCATGCCGTGTCCGCGGGCCATGCGCCCGGCAAGGGCATGGACCTGCCGACGCCGGCCAATCCGGCCGCCTATCAGGCGACCTATTTCCAGCTTCAGGCGCCCTTTACGTCGAACATGTCGGACACAGATGCCTTTGCGCAGATCACCATCGCCGTGTCGACCTATTATGACTATCGCGTGATCGCCGCGATCAAGCAGCATGAGATGCCGATCCGCAGCCAGGTGCTGATGATGCTGGCAGAGCAGCCGCAGGAAGTGCTCGATACGCCGAAGGGCAAGCAGATGCTCCAGGGCAAGATCAAGGGCATCATCAACGATATCCTGAAGCAGAAGACCGGTTATGGCGGCGTGGACAACGTCTATTTCACGAACTTCGTTATCCAGTAA